A stretch of DNA from Rathayibacter sp. VKM Ac-2762:
GAAGCCGGGCTCGACCGTCATCACGAGGACCTGGTCGAACTCGGGCAGGAGGTCGAGGTAGTCGTCCACCATCGTGCCCGGCTTGAGCGCGATCCCCGCTCGCGAGCCGATCTCGCGCAGGCGCCGCGCGAGGGCCACGGCGTCGCGTGCGGCCTCGGCGTGGAAGGTCACGGAGTAGGCGCCGGTCTCGGCGTAGTCGGGGGCCCACCGGTCGGGGTCGTCGATCATCAGGTGCAGGTCGAGCGGCCGGGGCGAGACGTCCTGGAGGCGCTGGACCATGGTCAGCCCGAAGGTGAGGTTCGGCACGAAGTGGTTGTCCATCACGTCGACGTGCACGAGGTCGGCGCCGGCGATGCGCTGCAGCTCGGCCTCGAAGTTCACGAAGTCGGCGGAGAGGATGCTGGGGTTGATCCGTGCGGGCATGCCTTCAGCCTAGATCGGAGCGTCCTCCGCGTCCGCCCGGCCGAGCACGCTCCCGCTCCGGAGGGGTCAGGCGTTCCCGGACGCCGCCTCGAGGGGCCGGCGGCGGAGGAGCTGCACGAACATGGCGTCGGTGCCGTGCCGGTGCGGCCAGAGCTGCACGTGGAGGGGGCCGTCCGGCAGCGGGAGCGGGTCCGCCGTCACCGCGCGCAGCACGGCCGGCGTGTCGACGAGCTCGAGCTCGTGCCGCTCCTGCGCGAGGGCGAGCACGCGCCGGGTCTCTCCGAGGTGCGGCGAGCAGGTCACGTAGGCCAGCAGACCGTCGGGAGCGAGAGCTCTCACCGCGGAGTCGAGCAGCTCGCCCTGGAGTGCGGCCAGCGGCTCCACGTCGGCCGCGGACTTGCGCCAGCGCGCCTCCGGCCGCCGCCGCAGCGCACCGAGACCGGTGCACGGCGCGTCGAGGAGGATGCGGTCGAACGATCCCGGCTGCTCGTCGCCCAGGTCTCGCCCGTCGCCGGTGCGCACCTCGACCGACGGATCGACGGCGGCCAGCGCCTGCCGCACCAGGCCCGCGCGGCCCGGGACCACCTCGTTGGCGAGCAGCGCCGCCCCTCCTGCGCGCGCCTCCGCCGCGAGCAGCGCCGCCTTGCCGCCGGGTCCCGCGCACAGGTCGAGCCAGCGCTCGCCCGGGCGGACCGGCCGTG
This window harbors:
- the rpe gene encoding ribulose-phosphate 3-epimerase; protein product: MPARINPSILSADFVNFEAELQRIAGADLVHVDVMDNHFVPNLTFGLTMVQRLQDVSPRPLDLHLMIDDPDRWAPDYAETGAYSVTFHAEAARDAVALARRLREIGSRAGIALKPGTMVDDYLDLLPEFDQVLVMTVEPGFGGQSFMEETMPKLRTLRNVVDRTGLDVWLQVDGGIAPGTIEIAAEAGADTFVAGSAVFGADDPEAAIASLRETATAHLHRH